The region GAGTCGTGGAATAACGGCTTCGTATCACAACGCTCTACCAACCCTCTGACCAACTCCGTCCAAACCCTCGGATCCTGGATCGGCCTCGTAGCGCCGGATGAGAACGCGCTGGTTAAGCGAGTAATCGCCACCGGTGGTCAAACCGTTCAATGCCGCCCGGGAGACCCTGGCATCATGGTCGACGGCAAGGTGACCGACCAATCATTCATCAAGACCCCCGCTGACCACCCAGTCGATTCCGCTGTAGGTTCGGAGCAGTGCGGCGGTCCATATTTTGGCCCAGTCACGGTGCCGAAGGATAGCTTCTGGATGATGGGTGACAATCGAACAAACTCCCGCGACTCGCGATTCCACATGGGCGATGAATTCCAGGGCGCGGTGCCAAGGGATAAGGTCGTTGGCAAGGTGCAGGCCATTATTCTGCCGTTCAGCCGCATCGGTGGCGTTGATGACCCGGATATCCAGGCCAACTAATCAGAACCTGCCCTTGCCCGGTGCCT is a window of Corynebacterium lactis RW2-5 DNA encoding:
- the lepB gene encoding signal peptidase I, which translates into the protein MTADAPRDDTASNTIGSDTRLEQFQKLEEESDKTTPWYIEIPIIIVIALLISVGVQTFIGRIYVIPSESMQPTLNGCTGCTGDRIWVDKIAYEFGDPKPGDVLVFNGPESWNNGFVSQRSTNPLTNSVQTLGSWIGLVAPDENALVKRVIATGGQTVQCRPGDPGIMVDGKVTDQSFIKTPADHPVDSAVGSEQCGGPYFGPVTVPKDSFWMMGDNRTNSRDSRFHMGDEFQGAVPRDKVVGKVQAIILPFSRIGGVDDPDIQAN